In one window of Meiothermus sp. DNA:
- the rsmI gene encoding 16S rRNA (cytidine(1402)-2'-O)-methyltransferase: MRLILVPTPIGNLEDITLRAIRVLKEAEVVACEDTRRTGILLKHLGISKPMVRLDQHTVGNAKRLLEGYERVAYVTDAGTPGISDPGAELVALALKEGWQVEVLPGPTALIPALVASGLPAARFVFEGFLPQKRSVRKARLEQVWGRTVILYEAPHRLQETLQDLLQIYGPEHPLAVVREISKLHEEIWRGRLGDAQGHFKEPRGEFVLVLGPKTPKAEDSNPKAEDLLIQLKGQGLKGKELVKALVEAGVPRNQAYELAHKQAATKKPLNS, encoded by the coding sequence ATGCGCCTGATTTTGGTTCCCACGCCCATTGGCAACCTCGAGGACATTACCTTGCGGGCCATTCGGGTTCTCAAGGAAGCCGAGGTAGTTGCCTGCGAGGACACCAGGCGCACCGGCATTTTGCTCAAGCACCTGGGTATCTCCAAACCGATGGTGCGGCTCGACCAGCACACCGTGGGCAACGCCAAACGGCTGCTGGAAGGCTACGAGCGGGTCGCCTACGTGACCGATGCTGGCACACCAGGCATCTCCGACCCTGGCGCCGAGCTGGTGGCCCTGGCGCTGAAGGAAGGCTGGCAGGTGGAGGTATTGCCCGGCCCCACAGCCCTGATTCCGGCCCTGGTGGCCTCGGGCCTGCCAGCCGCCCGCTTTGTTTTCGAGGGGTTCCTGCCCCAAAAGCGTTCGGTGCGTAAGGCGCGGCTGGAACAGGTTTGGGGCCGTACGGTGATACTCTACGAGGCCCCCCATCGCTTGCAGGAAACCCTGCAAGACCTGCTCCAGATATACGGCCCCGAACACCCGTTGGCCGTTGTCCGCGAAATTTCCAAGCTGCACGAGGAAATTTGGCGGGGCCGCCTGGGCGATGCGCAGGGGCATTTCAAAGAGCCACGGGGCGAGTTTGTGCTGGTGTTGGGGCCAAAGACGCCAAAGGCCGAGGACTCAAATCCCAAAGCCGAAGATTTGCTGATACAGCTCAAGGGACAGGGACTCAAAGGTAAGGAACTGGTCAAAGCCCTGGTTGAGGCGGGGGTTCCCCGCAACCAGGCCTATGAACTGGCCCACAAGCAAGCGGCCACGAAAAAGCCATTGAATAGCTAG
- a CDS encoding flavin monoamine oxidase family protein translates to MTDVLVVGAGFAGMVAARELLRRGYRVVVLEARDRVGGRVLGGQVGGLRVDFGGTWRGAHQTALDTLAAEFGVGRIPQYATGRRVLEIGRQRKTYRGLVPPVGLRAAWQTGKAIAQLNQMARKLPQEAPWQAPVAATWDAQTVADWQAGVSSEAARRLFDVATRAILCAEPQEVSLLYFLAYIRAAGSLESLAEVKNGAQQDRLEGGMHGLAQKLGESLGESLVLSSPVQSIVQETDSVTVHAQSGRWQARRVIVAVPPVLAAEIAFSPPLPDRRRQLQVSMPMGSVIKCFAAYAKPFWRAQGLSGEAFSDSAVVSPVFDLSPPDGSLGILVGFIDGAMARVWSAKTPEERRAEFVRCMVRFFGPEAAHPLDYADHDWTKEPWSRGCYEGYMPPQVMTRYGAALREPVGLIHWAGTETATVWTGYVEGAIHSGQRAAQEVAVTLG, encoded by the coding sequence ATGACCGATGTGCTGGTGGTTGGGGCTGGGTTTGCCGGGATGGTGGCGGCCCGGGAACTGCTGCGCCGGGGCTACCGAGTGGTGGTGCTCGAGGCCCGTGACCGGGTGGGGGGCCGGGTCTTGGGTGGACAGGTGGGCGGGCTGCGCGTGGACTTCGGCGGCACCTGGCGGGGCGCCCACCAAACTGCACTGGACACACTGGCCGCCGAGTTCGGGGTGGGCCGGATTCCCCAGTACGCGACTGGGCGACGGGTGCTGGAAATAGGGAGGCAACGCAAAACCTACCGGGGTCTGGTACCGCCTGTTGGCCTGCGGGCGGCCTGGCAGACGGGAAAAGCCATTGCCCAGCTCAATCAAATGGCCCGGAAACTACCGCAGGAGGCCCCCTGGCAAGCCCCGGTGGCTGCTACCTGGGATGCCCAGACCGTGGCGGACTGGCAGGCTGGGGTCTCGTCGGAGGCGGCCCGGCGGTTGTTTGATGTGGCTACCCGGGCTATTTTGTGCGCCGAACCCCAGGAGGTCTCGCTTTTATATTTTCTGGCCTACATACGGGCCGCAGGCTCGCTGGAGAGCCTGGCCGAGGTCAAGAACGGAGCCCAGCAAGACCGCCTCGAGGGTGGCATGCACGGGCTGGCGCAAAAACTGGGGGAGAGCCTGGGGGAAAGCCTGGTGCTTTCCAGCCCGGTTCAATCCATCGTGCAGGAAACCGATTCGGTCACGGTTCATGCCCAGAGCGGACGCTGGCAAGCCCGGCGGGTGATTGTGGCGGTGCCCCCCGTGCTGGCCGCCGAAATTGCCTTCAGCCCGCCCCTACCAGACCGACGCCGGCAACTGCAGGTTTCGATGCCGATGGGTTCGGTCATCAAGTGCTTTGCCGCCTATGCCAAGCCGTTCTGGCGAGCGCAGGGGCTTTCCGGCGAAGCCTTCAGCGATAGCGCGGTGGTGAGCCCGGTGTTTGATCTGAGCCCGCCGGACGGCAGTTTGGGTATTTTGGTGGGTTTTATAGATGGGGCTATGGCCAGGGTGTGGAGTGCAAAAACGCCCGAGGAGCGCCGGGCCGAGTTCGTGCGGTGTATGGTTCGCTTCTTTGGGCCCGAAGCCGCGCACCCCCTGGATTATGCCGACCACGACTGGACAAAAGAGCCCTGGAGCCGGGGCTGCTACGAGGGCTACATGCCACCCCAGGTGATGACCCGCTACGGCGCGGCCCTGCGCGAGCCGGTGGGTCTTATTCACTGGGCCGGAACCGAGACCGCAACCGTCTGGACGGGGTATGTGGAGGGGGCCATTCACTCGGGGCAGCGGGCGGCACAGGAAGTAGCGGTTACACTGGGTTGA
- a CDS encoding site-2 protease family protein: MFSRPIRLPFRLLGIPVSLDLSFLIVLPLFAFLIGSQLPVYLRLLQISAPPELLQGPTPYLLGLLAALGLFLSVLIHELGHALTARAYGVQTREITLWLLGGVAQLEQIPRARGAEAVIAIAGPIVSVLLSGLFGLLRGFVPSSAAEGQFLLGYLGIINLSLALFNLLPALPLDGGRILRSLLALYQPYLVATRTAVATSKVLAFGLGLLGLLVGNLFMLLIAFFVFMAASAEAEQAVLNRTLEGLRVRDLMTREVSVVSPSLSVAELLEKMMLERHVGYPVVEEGRLLGLISLEDLQGASPQTRVQERMRPPLQLDEYTEALEALQRMAQEGFSRLLITDAEGNLVGILSKTDLLRALQLRAAQMNLSDQSGPPLGRA; encoded by the coding sequence ATGTTTTCCCGACCCATCCGGCTTCCCTTCCGGCTTTTGGGCATCCCGGTCTCGCTCGACCTGAGCTTTCTGATCGTGCTGCCGCTGTTTGCCTTCCTGATTGGCAGCCAGCTTCCGGTCTATTTGCGGCTGCTGCAAATCAGCGCACCGCCCGAATTGTTGCAAGGCCCCACCCCCTACCTGCTGGGCCTGCTGGCGGCACTGGGGCTCTTTCTCAGCGTGCTCATCCACGAACTCGGCCATGCCCTCACTGCCCGGGCCTACGGGGTACAGACCCGCGAGATTACCCTGTGGCTTCTGGGCGGGGTAGCCCAGCTCGAGCAAATCCCCCGCGCCCGTGGCGCCGAGGCCGTTATTGCCATCGCCGGCCCCATTGTGAGCGTGTTGCTCTCGGGGTTGTTTGGCCTGCTGCGTGGGTTTGTACCCTCGAGCGCCGCCGAAGGGCAGTTTCTGCTGGGGTACCTGGGCATCATCAACCTGAGCCTGGCTTTGTTCAACCTGCTTCCAGCCCTGCCGCTCGACGGCGGGCGCATCCTGCGCAGCCTGCTGGCGCTATACCAACCCTATCTCGTAGCCACCCGCACCGCCGTGGCTACCAGCAAAGTCCTGGCCTTTGGGCTGGGTCTGCTGGGCTTGCTGGTGGGCAACCTCTTCATGCTCCTGATTGCTTTTTTTGTCTTTATGGCGGCCAGCGCCGAGGCCGAACAAGCCGTGCTGAACCGCACCCTCGAGGGTCTGCGGGTGCGCGACCTGATGACCCGGGAAGTCAGCGTTGTATCGCCCAGCCTGAGCGTGGCCGAACTTCTGGAAAAGATGATGCTGGAGCGGCATGTGGGCTACCCGGTGGTGGAAGAAGGGCGGCTTCTGGGCCTCATAAGTCTGGAAGACCTGCAAGGGGCCTCCCCGCAGACGCGGGTACAGGAGCGCATGCGCCCCCCTTTGCAGCTAGACGAATACACCGAGGCGCTCGAGGCCCTGCAGCGCATGGCCCAAGAGGGGTTCTCGAGGCTCCTCATCACCGACGCCGAGGGCAACCTGGTTGGTATCCTCAGCAAAACCGACTTGCTGCGGGCCTTGCAACTTCGGGCTGCCCAGATGAACTTGAGCGATCAATCCGGTCCTCCTCTGGGGAGGGCTTGA